DNA sequence from the Cohnella herbarum genome:
TTAATATCGTTCTAAGAACTTGAGTCGTCGGTAATCCCCGATTGCTCCGGAGCCAATCCGCAGCCCATTCCCGACTGGAGAGAATTTCTTCTAATTTCTCGCCCTGATCGTACCTGGCTGTGATTGTCGGATCGGCAACGATCAACCTTCTGATCGAATCAGGCAATCGTTCGAGTGACATCGCTAAGTTCATGGGAGCAACTCCTCTGTTGGCAGCTTGTTGTCATTTCGATCCCATTGATCCACCGCGTACGGATACCCTTGTTCCAATAAAAATCTCCCTCGATTGCGCGAGAATTCGATTTCATCCGTCCCATCGCTGACTACCGAATAGAACGCAGCGCCCGCTCCGGATTGCTTCGGCCGCATAATGCGCCCCAATCGTTGCGCCTCCTCCTGCCTCGAACCGTAGCTGCCCGAGATTTGGATGGCAATCGAAGCGTCGGGAAGGTCGACGGCAAAGTTCGCGACTTTGGACACGAGAAGCACGTCGATTTCCCCCTGATTGAACTGGTCGAATAACCGTTTGCGGCTTCCGTGCGGCATCTCTCCCGTAATTAATGGAAGGTCCAACTCGCGGGATAACTCGCGGAGCTGATCCAGATATTGTCCGATAATCAAGGTCGGCTCGCCGCTATGACGTTTCAGCAAAGCTTTCACGACTTCCGCTTTGCGCGGGTTTTCCCCTGCGATGCGATGGCGGTTGCGCTTAGGCGCCGCTTGATAAGTTATCGCGGTACCGGGATCCAGCGACACTCTCACCTCCGTACATGCCGCTTGCGCAATCCAGCCTTGGCTCTCCATCGTTTTCCAAGGAATTTCGTATCGCTTCGGACCGATCAAGGCGAAAGCATCGCCTTCCCTGCCGTCTTCCCTTACGAGCGTAGCCGTTAATCCCAGCCGCCTAGTCGCTTGGATATCCGCCGTCATACGAAATACCGGAGCAGGCAACAAATGAACTTCATCGTAAATAATGAGCCCCCAATCCCGGTTTACGAATAGTTGCAGATGGGGGTAGTCATCTTCTTTCGTGCGCCGGTAAGTTAGGACCTGATAGGTCGCGACAGTGACGGGTTTCACGTTTTTCGATTGTCCCGTATATTCTCCTACCTCATCCTCCGATAAAGTCGTATTTTTCAGAAGCTCGGAAATCCATTGGGAGACGGACACTCCGTTCGGAGTCAGAATGAGCGTTTCGCACTTTAATTTTGCGATTGCGGCCATTCCGACCCATGTTTTACCTGCTCCGCAAGGCAGTACGACGACACCGCTTCCTCCGTCTCGCGCGCCATCGCCGAGCAGAGCATCCACCGCTTCCTTTTGATAGTCCCTTAGCTCGATCCGCCTGCCCGTTGCCGTAATTTCGCGAAGGTTCATATTCAGAGCCTCGCCGCTATGAAAACCTGCTTCATCCTTGACGGGATACCCTAATTCCGCCAGTTCTCGTTTGATCCATCCGCGTGAGGCTCCTTGAATCGCAACGCTTGTTCCTGACGGAGTTCCGGCAAATACGGATCTTACGTTCTCCCATTCGCATAACTTCTCCATTAATTCTAAAGTTTCGGTCGTAAGCGTTAATCCGCCTTCCGA
Encoded proteins:
- a CDS encoding DNA repair helicase XPB → MNQSRPLWVQSDGTVLLDERNPEYEQTRDFLREIAELRKRPGTWHTYCVTPVSLWNAAATGLSSSAVLKRLTELSRYALPRSLEDEIRVHMNRYGQIRLKASEGGLTLTTETLELMEKLCEWENVRSVFAGTPSGTSVAIQGASRGWIKRELAELGYPVKDEAGFHSGEALNMNLREITATGRRIELRDYQKEAVDALLGDGARDGGSGVVVLPCGAGKTWVGMAAIAKLKCETLILTPNGVSVSQWISELLKNTTLSEDEVGEYTGQSKNVKPVTVATYQVLTYRRTKEDDYPHLQLFVNRDWGLIIYDEVHLLPAPVFRMTADIQATRRLGLTATLVREDGREGDAFALIGPKRYEIPWKTMESQGWIAQAACTEVRVSLDPGTAITYQAAPKRNRHRIAGENPRKAEVVKALLKRHSGEPTLIIGQYLDQLRELSRELDLPLITGEMPHGSRKRLFDQFNQGEIDVLLVSKVANFAVDLPDASIAIQISGSYGSRQEEAQRLGRIMRPKQSGAGAAFYSVVSDGTDEIEFSRNRGRFLLEQGYPYAVDQWDRNDNKLPTEELLP